The DNA sequence aaatagaaaaaagctatttttgtgggatggattagtatgaattaaaaaaactatttttgtgggaggtagtatataattttaagagataaataaaaataaaataattttagtaggAGTACATTTATAGGATGAATAATGTGGgccattttttaaatgaacTTAGTGGATTGATCtgaattttacaaaattttgtcattttccattaatttacccaagaaataaataagtatCCGTGTTCTAAACTACCGcagaaattggagttgagaaAGAAATCAAGAATTCAGATACCTAATTTTTCTCCTCAAATCGTCATCAAATGCCTCTGAAACGATTTCAAAAGCCCGACGCAGGTAGATGATCTTCACAGAACCACTCACTCTATTTGGCTATTTAAGCTTATGATTTTGAATCTTTCCTGTAACCTTTTGTTGTTTCATCTgctttttcataaaattcctTCTTGGGTGTTTAACCCGGTTGAGGTATTCGCCAAAATGTGGCAATATGCCCCCCATCCGTTCGACGAAATGCCTCACTCAGATTCTGTATAAAATGGATACTATTgcgttttctttatttatgaCCTCAATTTTAGTTACAAAGCTGTTTATTTTAGTCTGGCATAAAAATTCAGGAACACAAAACATCAATAACCTTTCAAAAACGCCAAATTGAGATCATAAATGGCTACTAATCCCTTTATCTTGTGATGTACTATCAACATATGATTCTATTCGTACAAACTATGAACCcatttcttgattcttgaaaCATTCACAAAGTGGTAATCCAAGGTTTCTGCCCATTTTTTTGCAGCGTCCCAAGTAGAGAAATACCTGAAAAAAATCGGGCTAGGAAAGGAAGACCATCATTTCTGGAAGCAAGTAGGCAAAGCTCTAATAAGCACTTATGCTCTGTTTGGAGCAGTGTGGTTTCTGAACGAGACGTCGCCGTTTGGGTGGTGGACGCTGAAGCCGATGCCAAAGGAGGAGAAGGAGCTGGCTCACCTGTACGAGCGCCGCGAGTTCCCTTACCCAGGCGATGCAGAGGCGATGGAGGAGTTCGTTGCCAAGGGAGGGATGATCGGGACCACCATCGGCCCAAAAGGGATCGTCGAAACGGATAAAGATTCGTACAATTTTCAGAAGGATTTGCAGGACAAGAAGCTGGATCAAGAGGCTATGAAGCTGTGGATGAGGATGAGAAATGAGGTTCTGTCTGAGCTGCAACAGAAAGGATTTGATGTTGAATGAATGCAGCTGGTTTTGGAgcttttttctatttgaaaTTGTGATGCTTATGTTATTATGTAAGAGATCATTTTCCaactacaaataaataacCAACCATTTGCTGGTTTGGTTGCTGGAGCCACATATATATGGCTGAAAGGGTTGTaagttcaattttattatcacTCATCGACTTTTGGATTCCTTGATTACAAATCTACagttactaatattttaccATGGGTAAAAAATCATACTCTCCCTCTCTGTTCCTTATTTATTGAGGCGTTTCTTTCGGCTCGAAAattaagaatagtgtgttaagtggaaggtgaataaagtaagagggatgattatttttttgccaaaaatagaaataactcaattaatttaaaactttccaaaatagtaaaatgactcaattaacatggaagggagggagtactccctttcgtaaaattatactccctccgtgccacaaagattgtcccactttgaccgggcacggattttaagaaatgtaatggaaagtgagttgaaaaaattagtggaatgtaggtcctacttttatatattagttttataataaaatgtgaataagaatgggttagtggaatatgagatccactacaaaaaatagtaaaaagtgaaatgagaccaactttgtgggacggactggaatgaaaaaatgggacaatctttgtgggacggagggagtactacttttgttatttttgtccatcccataaaaataaacaacttctatttttgtaatttttcttCTCGTGAGTCTTATTCgtcactaataatatttcaatcacgTTTTTATCTATCTCctaatttactaattatacattaaaacacgTGTCATTCcaaaatgtgttatttttatggaatacAGGGTGTATTATTTCgctacatttatattttaaaaatatatacgtTTGTCATTAGTATCTCAAAATTTATCATAGTGTGTCATCTTGTCTTGAActcagaaataaaaaaaaaaaatcaacaacagATAACAGATAATATGATACtaagtattattattattattattattattattattattattattattattattattattattattattattatgttgtGGTTTaaactcaaatcaaaataacgtTGTTTATCGTTGCATACAACATGAATCagtaatattattgttattaattttatgtattttgccTTTACAAGGCACTAGCAATTATCAGAAGCAATTGAACAAAGGTGTCGGCCTTTCCACTTGCTTCTTTCAGCTTTGCTGGCTCATTTGCTCTAAATTCATCAGTGCAAGTACCAACATCGGTTAAAGCAGCTGAGCCTATGGATCGTAGTGTACCAGTGTCACGTCTATTTAATAGTGACTCGCACTCCTTGAGGTTCGTTACAGCGCTACTGAAATTCTCGATGCACGTGCTGATAATTTCTTTGTTGCCACTGTTCAATAGTGATTTTACCACATTTATGGAGGCTCGTGTGGCCTCTTCCGCCTTCTTGATTGCAATTGTAGCCAAGCCTCGAGCATCAGCCCCCTTGGATCGAGGATCGGATCTCAAAGTATTGGTACATAAAGTAGGATTGTTTGATTTCACGCAAAAATCGTCAATCAAATCAGCTTGACATTTATTTAACAATGCAACTGCAAGTGCCACAATCATTGTAAGAAGATGAAACATTCTTATACTGCTATTCATTGctcttattttctctctttcttttcaaGTTCAATTTATGTGTTTTAGTGTGAATTCAATTGATCAATTTATAATAGCGAATATTGTAGAAACCATAAATGTAATTTCCATGAAACAAACTATGTGCagatatatgttatatatagAGAATGCTAAAATTAATAAGGTGTGTCATTCTGAGGCGAATAGGAAGAAGATGTAGGGAAAagttaattattgtaatttgcAATAAAATAGTTACAATATTTAGGCCAAATCATATTTTGTATCAGCTAGAGTTATTACTTCCATAAGTTAAGACTAGGGGAAAAAGATGAAATGTGTTGAAAATGTAGAAGAAATTGGATGATGGAACCTCCGTCAATGGAGGATGAAGAAACTGTAAAAATTGGGAAAATATTTCGATAGAGAAAATAGAGAAGGAAAAGGGGAAATTCATTTATGGACTACATTTTGTAAAGTGTTCTctacaaattacaataaatgCCTTTTATATAGGCTAGGAAAAAGGCTAACACTAACTAATAAAAGGAAAACTAAAATCAACTAATTACatttgtattttcattttcaacaaaatgaaatttttatcgAAGAAATTGGATATTTGATCgtttatacaataaaatacataaatcgATTAAACGTGTGTTAACTGATATTTCTAATCTTTCACTTATGTGTCTACAGTCTAAACCATCAAATTGTGTAATGAAAAACTTGCTCTAGCCTAATTTATGACTATATTTGTAGTAATGAGATAAAACTGAATACAACTATTTCTCAAAACCTTATCAAATAATTGTATAGTGTTATTAGACAAAGATAAACCACATCTCTAAATTTCATGGAGCTTTCCTTTTATCAAAGTGTAAATacttcaataatttatatataaccCCATTTTCGAATTGTGTTTGGTTTCAAATCTAATTCTCTCTGcctccaaaaataaaaagttttataATGATATGGATTTCaatgataattgataaagtaaaaataataaaaagaaaattgattaGTTGAAAATGGATCTCGTCGTCTCActaaacaagaaagaaatttgTTAAAATCAAAAGTACAgaagacaaataaaaaagggaaagagttttcatttttatgggTCGGCGAGCGTACTATacaataaatttcatatatttatcgCCGCATCATCAATCAATCCTGCATGGCATCattatgttttataattattattttataataaatctcaatttatttatataattatatttctagtgtttttttagtttaattaatgaTACGTTTTTCTCTCATCAATTATTATCGACTGCATTTCTTGTGCAATCGTTAGATACTATCCTCTTTAGGACtcatttgataaaaaagatgggatatgagaagatatgtaaaataatataagaaatacGGGTTTCATGCcaagatatgcaaagatatgatattttttcgttgttgtttgattgaaaagaaattatctaaatttgtatagtatattatataacttgacaaattggtggttacataaacatggttaaagttataattatggTAAGGTTGGGTTGGGCTCTTGTCATATATTGGGTtttgagttaagcttaactatgatatcaaacaattagaaatgtccatatataattctctatcttgATATTACTAGCTTATCAAACATGCTCTAATAATATATTTGGTTAACATACAACTTCGTAAAacctagatttttttttataagaatgaactataaaaatggtccatggactatgggtttatctcgcctacagtccttggattttaaaaatatcgcaaGACATCCCTAGACTAAGGGTTAATCtcgaaaaaaatatattgatatttaaaaattgaaatttaaaatttaattttataaaattaaatttaatattaaaataaagaaacaaagtgaaggatgacaaaagggaacaagaatgataattttgaaataatatcagatttagtacataactgaaataatatcagatttaaaatgttaaaagtgtaaaaagaccaaattgcccaaaccccccaaccATATCAcccaaagggtattttcgacCGAAAACAgttaaaaatgacaattttccagataaacccttagtccggGTATGTCTCCAGGGACTATGTgggagataaacccatagtcaaAAGACCATTTTTGTATTTCACTCTTTTTATAAAACCTACAATTCGTATTATAGCAAAGTTAATCATAAGTTTGTTAAACATGGATCAAGATTTtgataaagaaaaacattGCATTGTAAATGATGGCTAGAATCCTTATTGTATTGTACAGATATTGAATAATTGATACACGATATTGTCCTTTGTTATTGTCCGGTGGTAGAACGGCTCATTCCCGCTTTGAATGTCGCTTCTAGTGGTATAGCTTCTTTACACGAAGggtgatattgtattgaatgTCGCTTCCAGTGGTATAGCTTCTTTATTATTGCCCGGTGGTAGAACGGCTCATTCCCGCTTTAAGATTCCTATCAATGTGAATGAAGATTCGATGTGCAATATAAAACCAGGGAGTGCACTTGCTGAGCTCACTTTGAGAGCTAAACTTATTATATGGGATGAAGCTCCAATGATCCATAAACATTGTATAGAAGCCGTGGATAGGAGTTTCAGAGATATTATGTGTGGATGTAATGAGTTTAGTATGGACCAACCTTTTTGGTGGAAAAACTGTAGTTTTTTGTGGTGACTTTAGACAAATTTTACCCGTTATTCCTAATGGTACCAGGCAAGATGTTGTCAATACTACCGTTAACTCTTCTTATCTTTGGAGGAGTTGTACAGTTTTGAGGTTGACAAAAAACATGAGACTATTGAGTGTTCAATATGGTGATGAAGCCTCCAAGTTAGAGGCTCTTTCCTCTTGGGTTGCCTCTATTGGAGATGGGGTTATTGGTGGTCCAAATGATGGCGAAGTATCTATTCATCTTCCTTCTGACATTGTTTTGTCTAATTCTGGAGATCCTCTTAGAACCATTATTTCCAACATATATCCTTCGTATATGAATCCCCATGAGTTAAGTAATTCTTTGCATGGTCGTGCAATACTTGCTCCTACTTTAGAGGTAGTTGATGAAGTTAATCAATTCATGATTTCATTGGATCAGTCTCAAGGTCGAGTTTATTTGAGCTCTGATAGTATATCAAACTCTGATTTGACATCAAATGGCTTTGTTGAGATTCATACAgttgaatttttgaataatttgaaatgttCAGGTACTCCTAATCATGAATTGTTGCTGAAAGTTGGTACTCCAGTGATGTTGTTAAGGAACATAGACCCTTCTAATGGTTTGTGTAATGGCACCCGATTGATTATTACACGTTTAGGTGACTATGTTTGGGAGGGACAAGTATTGGCTTGTAACATCTCGGGTCTTCCCTAGCTTTTTAGTTGATCTTGAAAGGAGGTCGAATGGGTATCTGAATTTTTTTCGTTTAATCTTCATTCCTTATTAACATTCAAAGGAGTATTAGATGTTTACGATAAATCGTTTAATCTTCATTCCTTATTAACATTCAAAGGAGTATTAGATGTTTACGATAAATCGATAAGAGTCGTAATTTATGTTTAGAAATTAGCATACCACTAAAGTATTAATTgctaaattttttgatttaaattcaaaaaataaagtatagtaaaaataaaaggatttaTTTCTTGTGGGcctaatttaaaaagaaagagtcCACTGTCTCAAAACCCAAAtcactaaaataatttgttcTTTGGAGCCCAAAGAGCCCATGTCAAATCTCTTTGCATAAATTGCTGATAGCTCCCCTCCACCTCTTTCTCCTTGATTACTCTCCTCCCATTCAAGCCACGTAGCATTCCTCCACCTCCTGCTTGATCCACTCCGCCACTTCCTGCTTGATTACTTTCCTTCCCCTCAAGGCACGTAGTTGTAGCTGCCTGATTACTCTCCTTCCCCTCAAGCACGTAGCTGCTTGATTACACTCCACCTCCTGCACATAATTTACAATCACTTTATGCAAAATGCAAGCAAAAACAGAGAGCCGAGAGGAAGGAAGAGAAGTAGAAGAGCTCTTGTTTCCAATACCAACCATTCACGGCAAAAATCGAGAGTTCGAAGGGGCTGCTTAATTCTCTTCCAATTAGCATCTCAAATCATAGAGACGAGTCTGCCAAGTCCAAGGAAACTACTCCTCTTAGTCTCACAATTTCACAATTCAATATCGTGTTTTGAGGTATAAAACCCTTTTGATCATGGTTATACATAGCATATCATCCACCACTCTCACACAAGTAATTCAATCAATAACAATCAACAATGAACCGAACACAACGAATTGAACACCCCTCTGTAACTGTAACTAAATGAACTACgaaaagaacataatttgAGTGCGAGAACTTATCTTGCGGGGGTGTTTCGGGGCTGGTTCGGGTGTGATCGAGTTGAGTTCAGGGTTGTTTTGAATGGTTCAGGGGCTAGGTTGTTTCGAACTCAGTAGGGGCTGCTGGATACCGATTCGGGGCAGTCCGAACAGCAAGCGTATGACGGAGGGGCGTGCAGAGGAGGCATATCAGCACAGCAATGGCATTGCTCTCCCAGCGACGCCGACGGAGTTCGGGAGGCAGCAAGAGCGGCATCCgggatagagagagagacggAGGGATTGATATCGCGCCACCGTGAGAGCAGCAGCTGCGGCGGCACGGTGGTGTGAGCAGCGGCGAGAGAGGAAGAGGGAGTGGggaggagaaagagagagagaagagagggagatggagagaagaagagaagaggaGCGCCGCCGGAGGCGGTGACGGACGGTGGCGCTGAGGCGTGATGGCCGCGGCAGTAGCTGGTAGTGAGAAGTGGGAGCTTCTCTCACATCAAATTAGGATTTGGGTGTGAATGGTGAGGGAGATGAAGTGGGTGTGGGTACTCATTTGTGTGTTATTTTGCAGTTTGGATCACCTCATACCTTTCCTACATCATCCCCTACTCCACCCCTCACAAACATAAATAGTGGGCCCaccatcatattttatatttgtgagGAGTGGAGTAGGGGATGGTGTAAGAAAGGTATGAGGTGATCTTCACTGGTTATTTTGATTGGTTGGCCTAGGAAATACTAATTCATTTGACTAATTGAATGGAAAAGTTTAAATCCGGGCCCAACTCCTTTTAATAAATTTGGGGGCTGCAGTTAATATACCAAGGAGGTCcagtttcaaaaatttaattatttgggttcaaaataaaaggaaGTCTTGGCCCAATTTTGAAATCTGAATTTATTGGGAGggatttaatattaaatcttagcctaagttttaaattaagctttaattagtatttatatatatagttccTTCTAACGTGTAGCTAAGCTAAAATAATTGATCTTTGGGTTTGTTAGAGTTTTGCGGGAGTAAAATTCATAGTAAAGTATGGAGTTCCAAATTAGTCGAAGCCGGGAATAGTgaaaggagtattaaataatatatgagtttcaaaagttttaaaGGATGAGCGAAAAATGAGAGGGCTTAATTAGGAGGCATGCATtcctattaaaatttaaaaatttcttgaagtctgattagtattttatattatattgtatTGTCTTGAAAAAGGTTATCTCCGCAAGTTAAGGTCGGAACGAGAAAAtcaagttaaggaaattaaacGAACGAGGTGAACTATTCTATCctacatactaatgtggatgaaaaatatgaaaatatgaacttatgtttgttgtttatgcaaataatgttgtcttgccataaatgatttgttttatgtgtaTGAAGCCTATTTGTTTGGTTGGAACGtaagaatcgaattcgggtccgagtGAGGGTGGTGTCCCTACTCGGATTAGTGTACACAGGTGACCgttggaaggtggccaccttccacggcaCAAAGATGATATAGTGGAGGCCGTtgggaggtggccacctccccGGCTGGAGAAAGATGTAGGTGACCGTGGGAGAGCACCATCTCCATGGCACTTGGTGTTCAGATATGGCAGAAGTACAAAAAGAACTTAGACTGATCAGTCGAACTTTAGCTCACAAAGaatttagtaagctcgggccttttaagagaaaaccctcgagtgttactgtgatggcatgacaatattttcattttatgtatgtatatttcggcaatgtgttcactgagtatttttatactcagccctgcatatatttctaaatgtgcaggttgagcagtgacgGTGGAGAATGCTGAGCAGAGTTatgattttccttttattttaagtagagGCTCTCGGCGGTGCATGTCCTCATACATGTGACCGTGTTCGTTCTGCTGCGTACTAAGGTTCTAGATGACATCGACTGTTACtctgataattatttattaaaatgtaaGATTTTTATTCAAGTTCTGGTGATTAAAAGTTGGTTTGAAACTGTTTTTCCCCATACTTCTAAGTATATATTCAGTCATTGTTTTATCCCCTTTCCGTTCCCCTCTTCTTATTTCCCACCCCTAGTCACGGTTTCTCGGCTTTGCTATCTttagcaaagtgcggtcgtgacatgACTGGTCATAATGTTGGTCTTAAGGTGTTGATTCCTCGAATGACTTTAATACCATTTGATCCATCGTTGCCATTCAAATTCCAACGACGACAATTTCCATTAACTGTGTCTTATGCAGTGACTATTAACAAAAGTCAAGGTCAATCTCTTTTACATGTTGGATTGTTTCTGAAAAAAACCCGTCTTCAGTCATAGACAACTGTATGTTGTTGTATCAAGAGTCACAAATCGTGATGGTTTGAAGATATTAGTTTGTAAAGATTATATTGATAAGAGTGCAGATTCTACCATTAATGTTGTTTACAAAgaagtttttcaaaatttataaactcCCGGTTGTTGTTGTTACTATTgtactttctatttttctatttttgtgatttttgttgtGGAAACttatgatctatttatttagttaaaatgTTAACTACTATTTTGTAATTctgattttattatattgtaaTTGTGTAAGATTAGCCCTCAATGAAAATTTAGTTGCACATTTCCTTATATACATTTTAATCAACGGATTTATATTCGACattcttaaatataaatatcgtTATCTCTTCATTCTACTTTGTCTTACtttttcactcaattttacaaatcattttttttataaattatgtgtCTATTACTAAATAGTTTACTTCGTGGACAGagattgatatttttctccatattgtatttatatttattttaaattttaaattacttacCAATTGTCTTCATTATTGAAAATCATATgacccgtgcatagcacgggtgttaACACTAGTTCGTATTATAGCAAAGTTAATCATAAGTTTGTTAAACATGGATCAAGACTTtgataaagaaaaacattGCATTGTAAATGATGGCTAGAATCTTTATTGTATTGTACAGATGTTGAATAATTGATACACGATATTGTCCATCCTTATATTGACGATAGCATACCTTTTACAATGCAAATAATAATCTCACTAAAATAACACATGGAGTATCTTATAAGGTAAACTATTCTTCTACATCTTTTGTGATATATGGTATAATTTTCTTCCTTTATTAACACTCCCTCTCAAGTTGATTAATGTGATTTCCGATGTTTAACTTGCTAAGAACACTCGGGACAGATTAGCCAAAATCATAATCCAAATAGCTCGTATTTGAATAGCCCAACAACTACAACGGATTAGCCAAAATCCAAGTAAATTGGCTCCATTTACATCCCTCAAATCCATGATTCTCGCAtgtattcaaaaaattaacataactaaaaataatttgattgaaaataatacctatactatttattaatttaagatatCATGTTACATTACTGAGTAGAGATATCAATTGGATCAGTCCAGCGGATTTTAGACTAACTTTAATCGAATGCGAGCTGATCGGACTAGAATTATATCGGGTTAAAAATGATATGGATCCTTATTGATTGTGATCCATTAACCCAAGATTTATACTCTTTGATGATGTTTGATCTTCAATTGGgacacaaaaacacaaaaacaataaagGATAGGGTGGATCTAGCCTTCAAAAACTAGACCTAAAAGGATTTGATGGAAGATAAGAGATGAAGAAAAGTGAATTTGATATTAGCTAAATCCATTGATGTAGAAACACTCTAAGCAATCTtctgctggggtttggtgccccttgcacagcggaagactttgtacaaaacaaataaatcagatacggatctatttgaccgattatgcgattaatcaattcacatgttaaacagatagttgcatgctagaacgcaaataattcctGCTCACAAAAAGTAAATcataaaacatgaattctacggtttagagttaccgatttgattctccaaagaatcgtcgattgctcgagCTTCTCCATGTGATGATTGAAGGGTCGGGTTTTTGCACGTGTGTCGTGTGCACGTGTCCCTcctttcaacaagatttataattttcccaCTAATGCAACATATATTACTAAGTATAAGCGGCAAGAGCGGGGTCGAACCACAGGAACTATGGACCTACTCGAGATCGTTTCTATGACACAAGCGGAAAAGGGGtcggctgctgccacgcattcaTTGAGTGGGTTAAAACTCTAATCTACTTGACCTGGCGGAATTAAACTGGACTCTATTTACCTGACCTAGGAGACGGGAGAAGTACGgaaggaaaataaaacacgaaaatatttttcatcattttaataaatcatgaaagcaactaaagaaaacaattgaaaCTTACTAACCAAGCTAAAGGCTTTCCTAAAATAGGCAGACAAAgtgtaaaagtaaagtggggaccatttttctCAAACTAGTTGGGCTGACAGAAAAGCTGGAAAACcaaaaagcaaaagcaaaaagcAGATCTGATTCTCTAACTAACTcctacttcatcttctccaaacaACCAAGTAAAAACAGAGCATAGAACAGAGCTTCAACACCATTGACGAAATAAAACAGAGCATGCTTCAAAACGAGACGTAAACACGAAATTCAAGCTAGAACTaccagatctacgctactgggtCAAGCAGAAAACGAAATGAACACAGATTACCTTGCATGCATCACCTAAACTATCGGATCTCAGAAATCGAGCACGTGAACAACTAAATCTCAACCTCTAAACTACTGGAAATCATGTAAACAACATGGATCTAAACATCTAAGCTATCAATTGCAAAAAGCATCCAAGAAACATAAGTAAATAGCATcaataacatgaaaataaacaccaaatCTTCATAAAACCGAAAATAAG is a window from the Salvia hispanica cultivar TCC Black 2014 chromosome 1, UniMelb_Shisp_WGS_1.0, whole genome shotgun sequence genome containing:
- the LOC125201578 gene encoding uncharacterized protein LOC125201578, with product MPLKRFQKPDAASQVEKYLKKIGLGKEDHHFWKQVGKALISTYALFGAVWFLNETSPFGWWTLKPMPKEEKELAHLYERREFPYPGDAEAMEEFVAKGGMIGTTIGPKGIVETDKDSYNFQKDLQDKKLDQEAMKLWMRMRNEVLSELQQKGFDVE
- the LOC125195015 gene encoding pectinesterase inhibitor-like produces the protein MNSSIRMFHLLTMIVALAVALLNKCQADLIDDFCVKSNNPTLCTNTLRSDPRSKGADARGLATIAIKKAEEATRASINVVKSLLNSGNKEIISTCIENFSSAVTNLKECESLLNRRDTGTLRSIGSAALTDVGTCTDEFRANEPAKLKEASGKADTFVQLLLIIASAL